ATATGGCAGCCGGAAACTGTGATTATAATTTTAGCAGAGATAAAGAAGATGTTTTTGAACTTGGCGATCATGTGGCGTTTGTGACACATGGAGATGTTTATGGCGTGAGCTGGGGTGAAGAAGAACTTGTAAGCAGAGCGCAGGAGATGGGAGCAGATGTCGTTTTTTACGGTCATACGCATTGTCCGGCATATCATGTATATGAAAGTGAAGGTGTGACAGTCTTTAATCCGGGAAGTATTGCTTTGCCAAGACAGATGACACCATCGGGTCCGACTTTTTTGATTATTGATCTGGCAGATGACGGAAGACTTACACCGGAATTATATACGTTATAAATAGATACTTTTAAAATGACCGGCTATGATGAAGTGAAACATATAGCAGGGGTTTGGAGGAAATATGAAGCGACAGAAAAGGGTAGCGGTAATTAATGATGTGACAGGGTTTGGCAGATGTTCTGCTGCTGTGGCACAGCCGATTATTTCTGCGATGAAGATACAGTGTTGTGTAATGCCGACAGCAATTTTGTCTGTGCATACAGGATTTCCGAACTATTTTTTACAGGATTATACGCCATATCTTGAGACATATATGAATAGTTGGGAAGAAACCGGTATTGAATTTGATGGAATTACGACAGGATTTATTGGTTCAAAAGAACAGATCGGACTAGTTGTCGAATTTTTTAAAAAATTTAAAAAAGAGAATACATTGGCTGTAGTTGATCCGGTAATGGGAGATTACGGGAAGTTGTATTCTTCTTATACGGATGATATGTGTCTGGAGATGAAGAAACTTCTTCCTTATGCGGATGTGCTTACTCCAAATCTTACAGAAGCATGTCGTATCCTTGATCTGGATTATCATAAGGTGGATTTGTCAGAAGAAGGTTTGGAGGCAATCTGTGAGGCATTAAGTGAAATGGGACCGGACCGGATTGTGATTACCGGACTGCAGCAGGGGGATTTGATTTTTAATTATATTTTTGAGAAAGATAAAACTTCGGAGCTGTTGTCTACAAGAAAAATTGGTGGAGACCGTTCTGGAACAGGTGATGTTTTTTCTTCTATTGTAACGGGAGCCTTAGTGCAGGGACAGGATTTTAAAACTGCGGTGAAAAGAGCAGTAACTTTTCTTGACAAAGCCATTGCTTATACAGCACAGATGGGATTGCCATGGAATTACGGAATATGTTTTGAAGAATATTTAGAGGAGATTTAGAGATGATTTTATATACAGTAAAAAATGGTGTTTATTATAATTTAGAAGATTTTAAAGAGGATTTATCAGATCTTGGAGAGAATGGATTCCCGAATAAGATTTATATTAATATGACAAATCGATGCTCTTGTTCTTGTACATTTTGTTTAAGAAGTTTAAAAGAATTTAATGAACATAACAGTTTATGGCTTAAGGAAGAACCATCGGTAGAATTAGTAAAAGAATTGTTTTCAAAATATGACTGGTCTCATGTAGCAGAAATTATTTTCTGTGGTTTTGGAGAACCGACCATGCGCTTTGATGATGTAGTGGAAGTGGCTCGGTGGTTAAAGAGTATACATCCGGATATTCCGTTACGTATCAATACGAATGGTTTATCCGATTTGGTGTTCGGAGAACCGACTGCAAGTCGACTTGCAGGAATTTTTGATACAGTTTCGATCAGTTTAAATTCTTCTACCGCACAGAAATACCTTGATGTAACAAGAAATCGCTTTGGTCTGGCCTCTTATGATGCCATGTTAAGTTTTGCAAAAGCATGTCAGCGCTATGTTCCGAATGTAGTGATGACAGTTGTTGATGTAATTGGTGCCGAAGAAGTTGCAGATTGTCAGAAAGTCTGCGATACACATGGTCTTCAGCTTCGCGTGCGTCCATACGAGGCAAATTAACAGATATGAATAATTTCTTTTAAAACAGCAGAAAATACCTCCGGTAAGGAGGTGTTTTTTTATGAAAAAAGCAGAAAAAAGAAAGGTTGTTTTAATAGGGACCGGAATGGTGGGAATGAGTTATGCCTACGCAATATTAAATCAAAATTTATGTGATGAACTTGTGTTGATTGATATCAATAAGAAAAAAGCTGAGGGAGAGGCCATGGATTTAAATCATGGAGTGGCTTTTAGCGGGGGTAACATGGAAATTTATGCAGGAGAATATAGTGATTGCAGGGATGCTGATCTTATAGTTCTTACAGCAGGATTGCCACAAAAAGAGAGGCAGAGTCGTCTGGATTTATTAAAAGAAAACCGGAAAATATTTGAAAGTATTCTACATTCGGTTTTACAAAGTGGTTTTTGTGGTATTTTTCTTGTGGCAACGAATCCTGTAGACATTATGACAAGGATCGTGTATGAAATTAGTGGATTTTCTCCAGAAAAAGTTATTGGTACAGGAACTGCGCTGGATACAGCAAGGCTTCGATATCTTCTTGGAGAAAAGTTTATGATAGATCCTAGAAATATGCATGCCTATGTAATGGGAGAACATGGGGATAGTGAGTTCGTTCCATGGAGTCAG
This Anaerobutyricum hallii DNA region includes the following protein-coding sequences:
- a CDS encoding pyridoxamine kinase; amino-acid sequence: MKRQKRVAVINDVTGFGRCSAAVAQPIISAMKIQCCVMPTAILSVHTGFPNYFLQDYTPYLETYMNSWEETGIEFDGITTGFIGSKEQIGLVVEFFKKFKKENTLAVVDPVMGDYGKLYSSYTDDMCLEMKKLLPYADVLTPNLTEACRILDLDYHKVDLSEEGLEAICEALSEMGPDRIVITGLQQGDLIFNYIFEKDKTSELLSTRKIGGDRSGTGDVFSSIVTGALVQGQDFKTAVKRAVTFLDKAIAYTAQMGLPWNYGICFEEYLEEI
- a CDS encoding TatD family nuclease-associated radical SAM protein; translated protein: MILYTVKNGVYYNLEDFKEDLSDLGENGFPNKIYINMTNRCSCSCTFCLRSLKEFNEHNSLWLKEEPSVELVKELFSKYDWSHVAEIIFCGFGEPTMRFDDVVEVARWLKSIHPDIPLRINTNGLSDLVFGEPTASRLAGIFDTVSISLNSSTAQKYLDVTRNRFGLASYDAMLSFAKACQRYVPNVVMTVVDVIGAEEVADCQKVCDTHGLQLRVRPYEAN
- a CDS encoding metallophosphoesterase family protein, which encodes MGKKYLVVSDNHGSMANLEYVIDRFHGQIEGLIHCGDMEIPPEMLEELAGCPVYMAAGNCDYNFSRDKEDVFELGDHVAFVTHGDVYGVSWGEEELVSRAQEMGADVVFYGHTHCPAYHVYESEGVTVFNPGSIALPRQMTPSGPTFLIIDLADDGRLTPELYTL
- a CDS encoding L-lactate dehydrogenase; the protein is MKKAEKRKVVLIGTGMVGMSYAYAILNQNLCDELVLIDINKKKAEGEAMDLNHGVAFSGGNMEIYAGEYSDCRDADLIVLTAGLPQKERQSRLDLLKENRKIFESILHSVLQSGFCGIFLVATNPVDIMTRIVYEISGFSPEKVIGTGTALDTARLRYLLGEKFMIDPRNMHAYVMGEHGDSEFVPWSQAMMATKPIFDLCGETKGCHFQELLELEEEVRMAAYKIIEAKKATYYGIGMAMARITKAIFGNEYSVLTVSAYLQGEYGESGIYIGIPCVVNRMGIQRIVELPLGGEEKQRLHSSCEMLENTYQEI